A single Roseinatronobacter monicus DNA region contains:
- a CDS encoding DMT family transporter, whose translation MSDNLRGAVLMALAMGGFALEDMFIKLLADTLPVGQILVFLGVGGAVAFGVIAHRKGQQLLSPALLTPALLMRNTAELIGTVGFVLGFVLASLATASAILQAAPLVVTLGAVLFLGEKVGWRRWTAIGVGFFGVMLIVRPGMAGFEPASLFAVIGVIGLAGRDLATRVIPRTVSSYQISSWAFAMIIPAGIFLMVMMDTPAIMPSALETSGLVAALGVGVLAYYALVASMRVGELSFVTPFRYTRMLFALIVAVLVFGERPDALTLVGAAIIVSAGMFTLWRETKVT comes from the coding sequence ATGTCCGACAATCTGCGCGGTGCGGTCCTGATGGCGCTGGCCATGGGCGGTTTCGCACTAGAGGACATGTTCATCAAATTGCTGGCCGATACGCTGCCCGTGGGGCAGATTCTGGTCTTTCTAGGCGTTGGTGGCGCGGTTGCTTTCGGGGTGATTGCCCATCGCAAGGGCCAGCAACTGCTGTCGCCTGCCCTGCTGACCCCTGCCCTTCTTATGCGCAACACGGCCGAACTGATCGGCACTGTCGGCTTTGTTCTGGGCTTCGTGCTGGCGTCATTGGCGACAGCATCCGCCATTTTGCAGGCGGCCCCCTTGGTCGTGACGCTGGGCGCGGTCCTGTTTCTGGGCGAAAAGGTCGGCTGGCGGCGCTGGACAGCTATCGGCGTCGGATTTTTCGGGGTTATGCTGATCGTCCGTCCCGGCATGGCAGGGTTCGAGCCCGCGTCCCTGTTCGCGGTGATTGGCGTGATCGGCCTGGCCGGGCGCGACCTTGCGACCCGCGTTATCCCGCGCACAGTCTCCAGCTACCAGATTTCAAGCTGGGCCTTCGCCATGATTATACCGGCAGGAATCTTCCTTATGGTCATGATGGACACGCCAGCCATCATGCCCAGTGCGCTGGAAACCTCGGGCCTTGTCGCGGCATTGGGCGTCGGTGTTCTGGCCTATTACGCACTTGTCGCCTCTATGCGGGTGGGGGAATTGTCCTTTGTCACCCCCTTTCGCTACACGCGCATGCTGTTTGCGTTGATCGTGGCGGTGCTGGTCTTTGGCGAGCGGCCAGATGCCCTGACGCTGGTGGGCGCTGCGATCATTGTCAGCGCGGGCATGTTCACGCTGTGGCGGGAAACGAAAGTAACCTAG
- a CDS encoding DUF1013 domain-containing protein — translation MSKPLMPKATAVWLVDNTTLSFKQIADFCGLHELEVQGIADGDVAGGVKGFDPVANNQLDPIEIERGEKDPRYPLKLKYNAAAQGEEKRRGPRYTPLSKRQDRPASILWLVKFHPELADAQIRRLVGTTNSTIEAIRGRTHWNISNLQPIDPVALGLCRQSELDKEVQKAAAKRAAEGGVMNDDERRKLVSTEQSLEADAEPKMPAGIAGLENFSISDMNVEADRTSTAADYSDADSFFNLPDDEDEDEEDDDSTNKRDR, via the coding sequence ATGTCAAAACCATTGATGCCCAAGGCGACCGCCGTCTGGCTGGTCGATAACACGACACTCAGCTTCAAGCAGATTGCAGATTTCTGCGGCCTGCATGAACTGGAAGTGCAGGGCATTGCCGATGGCGATGTCGCAGGCGGTGTGAAAGGGTTTGACCCTGTCGCCAACAACCAGCTTGACCCGATCGAGATCGAGCGTGGCGAAAAAGACCCGCGCTATCCGTTGAAGTTGAAATACAACGCCGCTGCCCAAGGCGAAGAAAAGCGCCGTGGCCCGCGTTACACGCCGCTGTCCAAACGCCAGGATCGCCCGGCCTCGATCCTGTGGCTGGTCAAGTTTCACCCGGAACTGGCCGATGCCCAGATCCGCCGTCTGGTGGGCACCACGAATTCCACGATTGAGGCAATCCGCGGGCGCACGCATTGGAACATCTCGAATCTGCAACCCATCGACCCTGTTGCGCTGGGTCTGTGCCGCCAGTCCGAGTTGGACAAGGAAGTGCAGAAAGCTGCGGCCAAGCGTGCCGCCGAAGGTGGTGTCATGAATGATGACGAGCGTCGCAAGCTGGTCTCGACCGAACAGTCGCTGGAAGCGGATGCCGAACCGAAAATGCCCGCAGGCATTGCCGGGCTGGAGAATTTCTCGATCAGCGACATGAATGTCGAAGCGGATCGCACCAGCACCGCCGCAGATTACAGCGATGCTGACAGTTTCTTCAACCTGCCCGACGATGAGGACGAGGACGAAGAAGACGACGACAGCACCAACAAGCGCGATCGGTAA
- a CDS encoding cytochrome c1 has product MKLRNLAVAALSAVVLALPATMADASKVKGEVTNFDFSFQGLTGTYDRNQLQRGLQVFHEVCASCHGLEYVAFRTLSDRNGPELPDDQMRAFADMYEVWDDELRDWRPATGPDHWPESQFEGAPDLSLMTKARAGFSGPYGLGINQLMKGIGGPEYIASFLLGYTGEEDFQAGSMFYENKAYGGWVSMAPVLFDDMVFYEDGTPATEEQMALDVAAFLTWTAEPKLVERKHAGFVGVIFLSVLAALLYLTNKQLWAPVKKAAKKD; this is encoded by the coding sequence ATGAAACTGAGGAACCTTGCCGTTGCTGCCCTGTCCGCTGTCGTGCTGGCCCTGCCAGCCACGATGGCCGACGCCTCGAAGGTGAAGGGCGAAGTCACAAATTTTGACTTCTCCTTTCAGGGACTGACCGGCACATATGACCGCAACCAACTGCAACGCGGCTTGCAGGTCTTTCACGAAGTCTGCGCCTCGTGTCACGGGCTGGAATATGTGGCCTTCCGCACGCTGTCCGACCGCAATGGTCCAGAGTTGCCCGATGACCAGATGCGCGCCTTCGCGGACATGTACGAAGTCTGGGACGACGAGTTGCGCGACTGGCGTCCAGCGACCGGGCCGGACCATTGGCCCGAATCGCAGTTCGAAGGGGCACCTGACCTAAGCCTGATGACCAAGGCACGCGCGGGCTTTAGCGGCCCCTACGGTCTGGGCATCAACCAGTTGATGAAAGGGATCGGCGGGCCGGAATACATCGCCTCCTTCCTGCTGGGCTACACAGGCGAGGAAGATTTCCAAGCCGGGTCGATGTTCTATGAGAATAAAGCCTATGGCGGCTGGGTGTCGATGGCCCCTGTTCTGTTCGATGACATGGTGTTCTACGAAGACGGCACACCCGCCACCGAAGAGCAGATGGCCCTTGATGTCGCAGCCTTCCTGACATGGACAGCCGAACCCAAATTGGTCGAGCGCAAACATGCAGGCTTTGTCGGTGTGATCTTCCTGTCGGTTCTGGCAGCGCTGCTGTACCTGACCAACAAGCAGCTTTGGGCACCCGTCAAGAAAGCCGCAAAGAAAGACTGA
- the petA gene encoding ubiquinol-cytochrome c reductase iron-sulfur subunit, which produces MSHADDNDSTRRDFIYYATAGAGVVTAGAAVWPLVNQMNPSADVQALSSIFVDIGGLEPGGQVTVNFLGKPVFIRRRTAEEIEEGRAVELDDLNIDRESRNPNRPGTDALDQNRTMDEEGEWLVMTGVCTHLGCVPLGNGAGDFGGWFCPCHGSHYDTAGRIRRGPAPENMHIPVASFVDDVTIQLG; this is translated from the coding sequence GTGTCCCACGCTGATGACAACGACAGCACTCGCAGGGATTTCATCTATTATGCCACCGCCGGTGCCGGCGTGGTGACGGCTGGTGCCGCCGTTTGGCCGCTGGTCAATCAGATGAACCCTTCGGCAGATGTTCAAGCGCTTTCATCTATCTTCGTTGATATTGGTGGTCTGGAACCAGGTGGCCAGGTCACAGTAAACTTCCTTGGCAAGCCGGTGTTTATTCGCCGCCGCACCGCCGAAGAAATCGAAGAGGGGCGCGCAGTCGAACTGGACGATCTGAACATCGACCGCGAGTCGCGCAATCCTAACCGGCCGGGCACGGATGCGTTGGATCAGAATCGCACGATGGATGAAGAAGGCGAGTGGCTGGTCATGACCGGTGTGTGCACCCATTTGGGTTGCGTGCCTTTGGGCAACGGCGCTGGCGATTTTGGCGGCTGGTTCTGCCCCTGCCACGGGTCGCATTACGACACCGCTGGCCGCATCCGGCGTGGCCCTGCCCCCGAGAACATGCATATTCCGGTGGCTAGTTTCGTTGACGACGTCACGATTCAGCTCGGCTAA
- the pheT gene encoding phenylalanine--tRNA ligase subunit beta, with translation MKFTLSWLKDHLETDATLDQITEALTDLGLEVEEVIDPAQSLGAFRIARVIEAAQHPDADRLRLCRVETWPNGPEGPSEEVQVVCGAPNARTGMRGVFAPVGTHVPGTGVDLKPGVIRGQASNGMLCSERELTLSDAHDGIIDLPDDAPLGARFIDYAGLNDPVIDISITPNRPDALGVRGVARDLAARGLGQLKPLDVAPVAGAFPSPVSVSIAPELKDAGCPLFAGRVIRGVKNGPSPDWLQKRLRAIGLRPISTLVDITNFFTFDQNRPLHVFDADKVSGGLRIHPATGGEEVVALDDKTYRLDAGQMVISDDAGIESIAGIMGGAHSGCTDETVNVFLESAYWDPITIAATGRALKINSDARYRFERGVDPAFTLDGLELATRMVLELCGGEASDVVRDGDVPDTARSYRFDPMRVHSLVGMDIPEADQRETLAALGFALTGDQASPPTWRPDILGAADLIEEIARVASLSKLQGKPLPRPQAGVARPILTPLQLRERAARRMLAGQGYNECVSYSFIDATSAAAFGGGTEAVRLENPISSEMTHMRPDLLPGLLQAAARNQARGASDMALFEVGPVFTGGEPGEQHVQAAGILVGATVPRDPFGSRRAVDLYDAKADAEAVLAAIGAPAKFQIHRKLPGWFHPGRAGVISLGPKLPLAVFGELHPKMIKAFDLKGPVVGFTVYVENPPQPKARKTTRQSLSISTLQPLERDYAFVLDSKVEAINVVNAAAGADKALITGVQVFDEFTGPKAEAQFGEGRKSLAISVRLQPVERTLTDEDIESISRKIIEKVEKATGGTLRA, from the coding sequence ATGAAATTCACGCTGTCCTGGCTTAAGGATCATCTGGAAACCGACGCAACGCTGGACCAGATTACCGAGGCATTGACCGATCTCGGGCTGGAGGTCGAAGAGGTTATCGACCCCGCGCAAAGCCTTGGTGCCTTTCGCATCGCCCGCGTGATCGAGGCGGCGCAGCACCCCGATGCTGACCGCCTGCGCCTGTGCCGTGTGGAGACGTGGCCCAATGGCCCCGAGGGGCCAAGCGAAGAAGTGCAGGTCGTGTGCGGCGCGCCCAATGCCCGCACAGGTATGCGCGGTGTCTTTGCCCCTGTCGGCACGCATGTGCCCGGCACCGGGGTGGACCTGAAACCCGGTGTCATTCGCGGGCAGGCCAGCAACGGGATGCTGTGCTCGGAGCGCGAGTTGACGCTGTCGGATGCGCATGACGGCATTATTGATCTGCCAGATGACGCGCCGCTGGGTGCGCGCTTCATTGATTATGCGGGCCTGAACGACCCGGTGATTGATATTTCCATCACTCCCAACCGCCCCGATGCGCTGGGCGTGCGCGGCGTTGCGCGCGATCTGGCCGCGCGCGGGCTTGGTCAGTTGAAACCGCTGGATGTGGCACCGGTTGCAGGCGCATTTCCCAGCCCTGTTTCGGTCAGCATCGCCCCAGAATTGAAAGATGCAGGCTGCCCGCTGTTTGCAGGGCGTGTCATTCGCGGGGTCAAAAACGGCCCGTCGCCCGACTGGCTGCAAAAGCGCCTGCGGGCCATCGGGTTGCGCCCGATCTCGACCCTTGTGGATATTACCAATTTCTTCACCTTCGACCAGAACCGCCCCCTGCATGTGTTTGATGCGGACAAGGTTTCGGGCGGGCTGCGCATTCATCCGGCCACAGGCGGCGAAGAGGTGGTGGCGCTGGATGACAAGACCTACCGTCTTGATGCCGGTCAGATGGTCATTTCCGACGATGCGGGTATTGAAAGCATCGCCGGGATCATGGGCGGCGCGCATTCGGGTTGCACGGATGAGACAGTCAATGTGTTCCTCGAATCCGCTTATTGGGACCCGATCACCATTGCCGCCACAGGCCGCGCGCTGAAAATCAATTCTGATGCGCGCTACCGGTTTGAGCGCGGCGTGGACCCCGCCTTCACGCTGGACGGGTTGGAGTTGGCGACCCGCATGGTGCTGGAGCTGTGCGGGGGCGAGGCGTCAGATGTGGTGCGTGACGGGGATGTGCCCGACACGGCCCGCAGCTACCGCTTTGATCCGATGCGCGTGCATTCACTTGTCGGCATGGACATTCCCGAGGCAGATCAACGCGAAACACTGGCCGCGCTTGGCTTTGCGCTGACAGGCGATCAGGCCAGCCCGCCAACGTGGCGTCCTGATATTCTGGGTGCTGCCGACCTGATCGAGGAAATCGCGCGTGTCGCGTCGCTGAGCAAGTTGCAGGGCAAGCCCCTGCCGCGCCCGCAGGCGGGTGTTGCGCGCCCCATCCTGACGCCGTTGCAACTGCGCGAACGTGCGGCGCGCCGGATGCTTGCGGGGCAGGGCTATAATGAATGCGTCAGCTACAGCTTCATCGACGCGACCTCTGCTGCCGCGTTTGGCGGCGGGACCGAGGCTGTGCGACTGGAGAACCCGATTTCATCTGAAATGACCCATATGCGGCCTGACCTGTTGCCGGGGCTGTTGCAGGCTGCTGCCCGCAATCAGGCGCGGGGCGCGTCGGATATGGCCTTGTTCGAGGTTGGACCCGTCTTCACGGGTGGCGAGCCGGGCGAGCAGCATGTGCAGGCGGCGGGCATTCTTGTGGGTGCAACTGTGCCGCGCGACCCATTCGGCAGCCGCCGTGCGGTGGACCTGTATGACGCCAAAGCGGATGCCGAGGCGGTGTTGGCCGCGATCGGGGCACCGGCCAAGTTCCAGATCCACCGCAAATTGCCCGGCTGGTTTCATCCGGGGCGGGCGGGGGTTATCAGCCTTGGGCCGAAATTGCCTTTGGCTGTGTTTGGGGAATTGCACCCCAAAATGATCAAGGCGTTTGATCTGAAAGGCCCGGTTGTCGGCTTCACTGTCTATGTCGAAAACCCGCCCCAGCCCAAGGCGCGCAAGACGACCCGTCAATCGCTGAGCATCAGCACGCTGCAACCGCTGGAACGCGATTATGCCTTCGTTCTGGACAGCAAGGTCGAGGCGATCAATGTTGTCAACGCTGCCGCAGGTGCGGATAAGGCGTTGATCACCGGTGTGCAGGTGTTCGACGAATTCACCGGACCCAAGGCCGAGGCGCAGTTTGGCGAAGGGCGCAAGTCGCTTGCCATTTCGGTGCGCTTGCAGCCGGTTGAGCGCACATTGACGGATGAAGACATCGAAAGCATCAGCCGCAAGATCATCGAGAAGGTCGAAAAAGCCACCGGCGGGACGCTGCGCGCATAA
- the eno gene encoding phosphopyruvate hydratase, with product MSTIIDIIGREILDSRGNPTVEVDVILEDGTLGRAAVPSGASTGAHEAVERRDGDKARYLGKGVLEAVAAVNGELAEELIGLDATEQVAIDATMIDLDGTPNKARLGANAILGVSLAVAKAAADYTGQPLYRYVGGTSARTLPVPMMNIINGGEHADNPIDIQEFMIMPVAATNIREAVRMGAEVFHTLKKELSAAGLNTGIGDEGGFAPNLSSTREALDFILKSIEKAGYKPGEDIYLALDCAATEYFKGGKYEMVGEGKSLTPAENVDYLAALVADYPIISIEDGCSEDDWDGWKLLTDRLGAKVQLVGDDLFVTNPTRLATGITKGCANSLLVKVNQIGTLTETLAAVDMAHRARMTCVMSHRSGETEDATIADLAVATNCGQIKTGSLARSDRLAKYNQLIRIEEALAETAVYAGRSILR from the coding sequence ATGAGCACGATTATCGACATTATTGGCCGCGAGATTCTGGACAGCCGGGGCAACCCGACGGTCGAGGTGGACGTAATTCTGGAAGATGGCACGCTGGGCCGTGCGGCGGTGCCCTCAGGTGCGTCAACCGGTGCGCATGAGGCCGTCGAGCGGCGTGATGGCGACAAGGCCCGCTACTTGGGCAAGGGCGTGCTGGAAGCCGTGGCCGCCGTGAATGGCGAACTGGCAGAGGAATTGATCGGGCTGGATGCAACCGAACAAGTCGCCATTGACGCGACCATGATCGACCTTGATGGCACCCCCAACAAGGCGCGACTGGGCGCAAATGCGATACTCGGTGTGTCGCTGGCCGTCGCCAAGGCCGCAGCCGATTACACCGGCCAGCCGCTATATCGCTATGTTGGCGGCACCTCGGCCCGCACGCTGCCAGTGCCGATGATGAACATCATCAATGGCGGTGAGCATGCCGACAACCCGATCGACATTCAGGAATTCATGATCATGCCGGTCGCGGCGACCAATATCCGCGAGGCGGTGCGCATGGGGGCCGAAGTGTTCCATACGCTGAAAAAGGAACTCTCTGCTGCGGGCCTGAACACCGGCATCGGCGATGAGGGCGGCTTTGCCCCGAACCTGTCCAGCACCCGCGAAGCGCTCGATTTCATTCTGAAATCCATCGAAAAAGCAGGCTACAAGCCCGGCGAAGACATCTATCTGGCGCTGGATTGCGCGGCGACCGAGTATTTCAAAGGTGGCAAATACGAGATGGTGGGCGAGGGCAAATCCCTGACACCCGCCGAGAATGTGGATTATCTGGCGGCACTTGTGGCCGATTACCCGATTATCAGCATCGAAGATGGCTGCTCGGAAGATGACTGGGATGGCTGGAAACTACTGACAGACCGTCTGGGGGCAAAGGTGCAACTTGTCGGCGATGATCTGTTTGTCACCAACCCCACGCGTCTGGCGACAGGGATCACCAAAGGCTGCGCCAATTCGCTGCTGGTCAAGGTGAACCAAATCGGCACGCTGACCGAAACGCTGGCCGCTGTGGATATGGCCCACCGTGCGCGCATGACCTGCGTGATGTCCCACCGCTCGGGCGAGACAGAGGATGCCACGATTGCAGACCTGGCCGTTGCCACGAATTGCGGACAGATCAAGACAGGCAGCCTTGCGCGCTCGGACCGGTTGGCGAAGTATAACCAGTTGATCCGCATTGAAGAAGCACTGGCCGAAACGGCTGTTTATGCCGGACGCTCGATCCTGCGTTAA
- a CDS encoding glutathione S-transferase, whose product MTLHFSHTSPYVRKVMVLAHEAGLVDQLELVTGSGTPLDAGGAPIEANPLGKVPTLTRADGSALYDSRVICQYLDARAGGGLYPEGARRWDALTLEATADGILDAALLMVYEARLRPEEIRFAPFVEGQWDKIDRALDVIEARWMAYLAGPLCIGQIALGCATSYLDLRHAARDWRATRPALAQWDARFGARDSMRATRPPVG is encoded by the coding sequence CTGACGCTGCATTTCAGCCACACCTCGCCCTATGTGCGCAAGGTGATGGTGCTGGCACATGAGGCCGGGCTGGTGGACCAGTTGGAACTTGTCACCGGCTCTGGTACCCCGCTGGACGCAGGCGGTGCCCCGATTGAGGCGAATCCCCTTGGCAAAGTGCCGACCCTGACACGCGCCGACGGCTCTGCCCTCTATGACAGCCGGGTCATTTGCCAATATCTGGATGCGCGCGCTGGTGGCGGGCTGTATCCCGAAGGCGCGCGGCGCTGGGATGCCCTGACCCTAGAGGCGACAGCGGATGGCATTCTCGATGCGGCGCTGCTGATGGTCTATGAGGCCCGCCTGCGCCCCGAGGAAATCCGCTTTGCGCCATTTGTCGAAGGGCAGTGGGACAAAATTGACCGCGCGCTGGATGTGATCGAGGCGCGCTGGATGGCCTATCTGGCAGGGCCGCTATGCATCGGGCAGATCGCGCTTGGCTGTGCGACCAGCTATCTGGACCTGCGCCATGCGGCGCGCGACTGGCGCGCAACGCGGCCCGCGCTGGCACAATGGGACGCACGCTTTGGCGCGCGCGACAGCATGCGCGCGACACGGCCCCCCGTTGGCTAG
- a CDS encoding SCO family protein, with translation MIRLYSALAVGLIAALLGGLGYMVFVGQGQTVLAQCRGTSISGGGGSIGGPFELVDHTGRTVTEADFEAKPTLVYFGYTFCPDVCPLDTARNAQAVDLLAEQGYDVTPVFVSVDHQRDTQDALAEYVRFMHPEMVGLTGTEAQIRAAAQAYRVYFALQETDDDFYLIDHSTFSYFLLPGHGFVDVIRRDQSPEQVADVLSCFMDNA, from the coding sequence ATGATTCGACTGTATTCTGCTCTTGCCGTAGGTCTGATTGCAGCACTTCTGGGTGGGCTTGGATATATGGTGTTTGTCGGGCAGGGCCAGACGGTCCTTGCCCAATGCCGCGGCACCTCGATTTCGGGGGGGGGCGGGTCTATTGGCGGGCCGTTCGAGTTGGTGGACCACACTGGCCGCACTGTGACAGAGGCTGATTTCGAAGCCAAACCGACGCTTGTCTATTTCGGGTACACGTTTTGCCCCGATGTCTGCCCCCTCGACACTGCGCGCAACGCGCAGGCGGTCGATCTGTTGGCCGAGCAGGGCTATGACGTGACGCCGGTTTTCGTATCTGTCGATCATCAGCGCGACACGCAAGACGCGCTGGCAGAGTATGTGCGCTTCATGCACCCTGAAATGGTCGGTCTGACCGGCACCGAGGCCCAGATTCGCGCCGCCGCGCAGGCCTATCGCGTCTATTTCGCCTTGCAAGAAACCGATGACGATTTTTATCTGATCGATCATTCCACATTCAGCTATTTCCTGCTGCCTGGTCATGGCTTTGTCGATGTCATTCGCCGCGACCAGTCGCCCGAGCAGGTGGCAGATGTCTTGTCCTGTTTCATGGATAATGCCTGA
- a CDS encoding cytochrome b, translated as MSGIPHDHYEPKSNAEKWIHRRLPIVGLIYDTITIPTPKNLNWMWIWGIVLMVCLVLQIVTGIVLAMHYTPHVDHAFASVEHIMRNVNGGHMIRYLHQNGSMLFFFAVYLHMFRSMYYGSYKAPREITWIIGILIYLAMMATAFMGYVLPWGQMSFWGATVITGLFGAIPGIGDMLQTWLLGGPAVDNAALNRFFSLHYLLPFVILGLSIVHIWAFHTTGNNNPTGVEVRRASKEEAAKDTLPFWPYFVIKDLFALAIILAIFWALVGFMPNFLGHTDNYIEANPLVTPPEIVPEWYFLPFYAILRAFTSDVWIVIAVNWLTFGIVDATFFGVLAMFGSIFVWALLPWVDTSSVRSGRYRPMFKWWFWLFIINFVVLTWAGAMPAEGIYTNISLIGTTYWFAYFLVILPLLGVLEKPLPEPASIEEDFKASLKSKSDNDPKGPSAEPIPAE; from the coding sequence ATGTCTGGTATTCCACACGATCATTACGAGCCGAAGTCGAACGCGGAGAAGTGGATTCATCGCAGATTGCCCATTGTCGGGCTGATCTATGATACGATCACAATTCCGACCCCGAAAAACCTGAACTGGATGTGGATCTGGGGCATTGTGCTGATGGTCTGCCTTGTGTTGCAGATCGTGACCGGCATCGTGCTGGCCATGCACTACACCCCGCATGTTGACCATGCCTTTGCCAGCGTCGAGCATATCATGCGCAACGTGAATGGCGGGCATATGATCCGCTATCTGCACCAGAACGGCTCTATGCTGTTCTTCTTTGCTGTCTATCTGCACATGTTCCGCAGCATGTATTACGGCAGCTACAAAGCCCCGCGCGAGATTACTTGGATCATCGGTATCCTGATCTATCTGGCGATGATGGCAACGGCATTCATGGGCTATGTGCTGCCATGGGGTCAGATGTCCTTCTGGGGTGCAACGGTTATCACGGGTCTGTTCGGTGCAATTCCGGGTATCGGCGATATGCTGCAAACATGGCTGCTGGGCGGGCCTGCGGTGGATAACGCGGCACTGAACCGCTTTTTCTCGCTGCATTACCTGCTGCCCTTCGTCATTCTGGGCCTGAGCATCGTGCATATCTGGGCGTTCCACACCACGGGCAACAACAACCCGACCGGTGTCGAAGTCCGCCGCGCCTCCAAGGAAGAAGCGGCCAAGGATACACTGCCATTCTGGCCCTACTTCGTCATCAAGGACTTGTTTGCGCTGGCGATTATCCTTGCGATCTTCTGGGCGCTTGTGGGCTTCATGCCAAACTTCCTTGGCCACACCGATAACTACATCGAAGCCAACCCACTGGTGACACCGCCGGAAATCGTGCCAGAATGGTACTTCCTGCCCTTCTACGCAATTCTGCGCGCCTTTACGTCGGATGTGTGGATCGTGATTGCCGTGAACTGGCTGACCTTCGGGATTGTCGATGCGACCTTCTTCGGGGTGCTGGCGATGTTCGGGTCGATCTTTGTCTGGGCGCTGCTGCCATGGGTGGACACATCGTCCGTGCGTTCGGGCCGCTATCGACCCATGTTCAAGTGGTGGTTCTGGCTGTTCATCATCAACTTCGTGGTGCTGACATGGGCCGGGGCAATGCCTGCTGAGGGGATCTACACCAACATCTCCCTGATCGGCACGACCTACTGGTTTGCGTATTTCCTTGTGATCCTGCCGTTGCTGGGTGTGCTGGAAAAACCACTGCCAGAGCCCGCCAGCATCGAGGAAGATTTCAAGGCAAGCCTGAAATCCAAGTCGGACAATGACCCCAAGGGGCCATCCGCTGAACCGATCCCTGCAGAGTAA
- the regB gene encoding sensor histidine kinase RegB, which translates to MTNPTFGEISQEYRGDWVRLRTMTYVRVLALAGQAVALIAAHYHFGLRFNVSLVWLVMGAAALSVFLSLLLFPQTKRLSDTEAMLTFLFDIAQLVCLLYLTGGITNPFSLLILAPVAVSAMSLKPRSTLLLAVIAVALVTLITLTYQPLRFQDGTVHIVPPIFAFGFWAAIIIGIVFQAFYAHRVAAEANSMADALLAVQMALSREQKLTDLGGVVAATAHELGTPLATIKLISSELATALRDQPEHAEDAQILVEQADRCRDILRSMGRAGKDDTHLRRAPLEAVLHEAAEPHLGRGKQVHFVLKPAGNGTPQPLILRQPEIIHGLRNLIQNAVDFAKSEVWVQGEWSDQRLTIRIHDDGPGFPAQILGNIGEPFIRHRRDPERPRRRPAYDGMGLGLFIAKTLLERSGAQLLFDNNDGTQSDLPGGPHLTGARITLVWPLPRIAADPQAALAPNLPVSG; encoded by the coding sequence ATGACCAACCCCACCTTTGGCGAAATCTCTCAGGAATATCGCGGCGATTGGGTGCGGCTGCGCACCATGACCTATGTGCGCGTGCTGGCGCTGGCCGGTCAGGCCGTGGCGCTGATCGCGGCGCATTACCATTTCGGGTTGCGGTTCAATGTGTCGCTGGTGTGGCTGGTCATGGGGGCAGCGGCGCTGTCGGTCTTTCTGTCGCTGTTGCTGTTTCCCCAGACCAAACGCCTGTCCGATACAGAGGCCATGCTGACATTCCTGTTCGATATCGCGCAGCTTGTTTGCCTGCTGTATCTGACCGGTGGCATCACCAACCCGTTCAGCCTGTTGATCCTTGCGCCCGTGGCCGTGTCTGCAATGTCATTGAAGCCGCGATCAACCTTGTTGCTGGCAGTGATTGCCGTGGCCCTGGTAACGCTGATAACACTGACCTATCAACCCTTGCGGTTTCAGGATGGCACTGTCCATATCGTGCCGCCCATCTTTGCCTTCGGGTTCTGGGCCGCAATCATCATCGGCATCGTGTTTCAGGCCTTCTACGCGCACCGCGTCGCGGCCGAAGCAAATTCGATGGCCGATGCACTGCTGGCTGTGCAAATGGCGCTGTCGCGCGAACAGAAACTGACCGATCTGGGCGGGGTGGTGGCAGCAACGGCGCATGAGCTGGGCACGCCGCTGGCCACGATCAAGCTGATCAGCTCGGAACTGGCCACGGCCCTGCGCGACCAGCCGGAACACGCAGAAGACGCGCAGATACTGGTCGAGCAGGCCGACCGCTGCCGCGATATCCTGCGCTCTATGGGGCGGGCGGGCAAGGATGACACGCATCTGCGCCGCGCCCCGCTGGAAGCAGTGTTGCACGAAGCCGCAGAGCCGCATCTGGGCCGGGGCAAGCAGGTTCATTTCGTCCTGAAACCCGCAGGCAACGGCACCCCGCAGCCCCTGATCCTGCGCCAGCCAGAAATCATTCACGGATTGCGCAACCTGATCCAGAATGCCGTCGATTTTGCCAAATCCGAAGTCTGGGTGCAGGGCGAATGGTCAGACCAGCGCCTGACCATCCGCATTCATGACGACGGGCCGGGGTTTCCGGCGCAAATCCTTGGCAATATCGGCGAGCCGTTCATCCGCCACCGGCGCGACCCCGAACGCCCAAGGCGACGCCCCGCTTATGACGGCATGGGGCTGGGCCTGTTCATTGCCAAGACCCTGCTGGAACGCAGCGGCGCGCAGCTTCTCTTCGACAATAACGACGGCACGCAAAGTGATCTGCCGGGGGGGCCACATCTGACCGGTGCGCGGATTACCCTTGTCTGGCCCCTGCCCCGCATCGCCGCCGACCCGCAGGCCGCACTGGCCCCCAACCTGCCTGTATCGGGTTAG